A part of Corynebacterium mustelae genomic DNA contains:
- a CDS encoding phosphoadenylyl-sulfate reductase, with amino-acid sequence MNLLNITKKDPAISPAGTRHTTPLAPEVAAVNADLVNRYADSLFDAPAAEILTWLNEHAPGPVAVTMSMENTVLAELAHRHLPEADLLFLDTGYHFPETLSVKNQVAARYPQHVLTATPILSIAEQNEEYGPSLYLSNPTACCRMRKVEPLAASLSNYAAWVTGLRRADGPTRTTAPALSLDATGRLKVSPLVTWSLADTEKFIEDNQLITHPLTTQGYPSIGCATCTFPVEPGDDPRSGRWQGSTKTECGLHT; translated from the coding sequence ATGAACCTGCTCAATATTACGAAAAAAGACCCAGCAATTTCCCCGGCTGGCACCCGCCACACCACTCCACTTGCTCCTGAGGTGGCGGCAGTAAACGCCGACCTGGTCAACCGATACGCGGATTCGCTTTTCGACGCCCCCGCCGCTGAAATCCTCACCTGGCTCAACGAACACGCACCCGGACCGGTGGCAGTGACCATGTCGATGGAAAACACTGTCTTGGCGGAATTAGCTCACCGGCACCTGCCAGAAGCCGACTTGTTGTTTTTAGACACCGGCTACCACTTCCCGGAAACGCTTAGCGTGAAAAACCAGGTTGCGGCGAGGTACCCGCAGCATGTGCTCACCGCAACCCCGATCTTGAGTATCGCCGAACAAAACGAGGAATATGGCCCGAGCCTGTATCTTTCCAACCCGACAGCGTGTTGCCGAATGCGGAAGGTGGAACCACTGGCGGCGTCGTTAAGCAACTACGCTGCCTGGGTCACGGGTCTGCGCCGGGCTGATGGGCCAACGAGGACGACCGCACCGGCGCTCAGCCTCGATGCGACTGGGCGACTAAAAGTCTCACCACTTGTCACCTGGAGCCTTGCCGACACCGAGAAATTCATCGAAGACAACCAGCTAATCACCCACCCGCTGACCACGCAGGGCTACCCCTCAATTGGATGCGCCACCTGCACATTCCCCGTAGAACCCGGCGACGACCCCCGGTCCGGCCGGTGGCAAGGATCCACCAAAACCGAATGCGGCCTACACACCTAA
- the cysD gene encoding sulfate adenylyltransferase subunit CysD, whose translation MTSPTTTILSEHLKDLENESIHILREVAGQFDQVALLFSGGKDSVVVFELARRAFHPAPMPFELLHIDTGHNFPEVIEFRDAIVEKHGARLRVARVQDWIDRGELAERPDGTRNPLQTVPLNETIAEHRYTAVIGGARRDEERARAKERVFSVRDSFGAWDPRRQRPELWNLYNGRHQPGENIRVFPISNWTEADIWRYIKARDIELPSLYYAHRRDVFNRDGMWLSAGDWGGPRGDETVETKTVRYRTIGDMSCTGAVESSAATVDEVIAEILTATHTERGATRADDRLSDSAMEDRKKEGYF comes from the coding sequence ATGACCAGCCCAACCACCACGATCCTGTCCGAACACCTCAAAGACCTAGAAAACGAATCCATCCACATCCTCCGCGAGGTAGCGGGACAATTTGACCAGGTAGCCCTGTTATTTTCCGGCGGTAAGGATTCCGTCGTGGTCTTCGAATTAGCCCGGCGTGCGTTTCATCCTGCCCCAATGCCATTTGAATTGCTGCACATTGATACCGGTCATAACTTCCCCGAGGTGATTGAGTTTCGGGACGCGATCGTCGAAAAACACGGTGCGCGCCTTCGGGTAGCACGAGTCCAAGACTGGATCGACCGGGGCGAACTGGCAGAACGCCCCGACGGCACCCGTAATCCGTTACAGACGGTACCGCTAAACGAAACCATCGCTGAGCACCGCTACACGGCAGTTATCGGTGGGGCGCGCCGGGACGAAGAGCGGGCGCGGGCGAAAGAGCGTGTGTTTTCCGTCCGGGATAGCTTTGGCGCGTGGGATCCACGCCGTCAACGCCCCGAGCTATGGAACTTATATAACGGTAGGCACCAGCCGGGGGAAAACATCCGGGTTTTCCCGATTTCTAATTGGACAGAGGCAGATATTTGGCGCTACATCAAAGCCCGCGATATTGAGTTGCCTAGCTTGTACTACGCCCACCGCCGCGATGTATTCAACCGCGACGGCATGTGGCTAAGCGCCGGTGACTGGGGTGGGCCGCGCGGCGACGAGACAGTGGAAACCAAAACGGTGCGGTACCGCACCATTGGGGATATGAGCTGCACCGGCGCGGTGGAGTCGTCTGCCGCCACGGTGGACGAGGTGATAGCGGAGATTCTGACCGCGACTCACACCGAACGGGGAGCGACCCGCGCCGACGACAGACTATCCGATTCCGCAATGGAGGATCGCAAAAAGGAAGGTTATTTCTGA